A region of the Oceanihabitans sp. IOP_32 genome:
CATTTCGACATCTGTCTCCTGCTCTTCATCGGCAATTTTAACCTCCAATGGGGTTATGCTTTCCGATGGCGGCTCTTGCTTTACAACAGAATCATTCTCCTCTAAATCTATATTATAAGCGGTTTTTATAACTTCAGCTTCTTCGGCTAGATTATTATCTAAGGGAGCAGAAAAGCCTTTGTCGGCCTGAGAAAACTCGTCTTTTATATCCTTTTTAGTAGTTTTAAAAACATTTAAAATCCCTTGAAACGTCAACTTAAAACGAATGGCTAAATAAGTAATGAGACCAAATAGTAACAGTAGTATAACACCAGTTTTACCGATGTAGACTTGAAGAAATGTGTTTATTTCGAAACCTATTGTGCCACCTAAAATATCATTTTTGTCTCCAAAAAAACCAAAAAGTATAGAAATCCAGATAATAATCAATAGACCCCAAAACCAATGTTTACGAATTTTGGTCTTCGAGATATCTAAAAGCACGTAAACACCCGAAATAAAAAATAATCCAGCAAATATAAATGATGCGACTCCAAAGCCACGCTGTATAAACAAATCACTTAACCAAGCGCCTACCTTACTTAACCAGTTTTGTGTTTCAACTTCTCTATTGGTAAAAGCAGATAAACTACTTTGATCTGCTTTTCCTGTAAAGAAAAAAGAGATAAACGACATACATAAAACAATACCGATTATCACCAAGAAGCTGCCCAGAATAAGTTTTTGTTGACTAGACAACTTAAAAGCCGGTTTTTTAACTTTTGTTTTTGTTGACTTACCAATATTTGATTTTTTTTTCGCCATATTTACTTTCCGCCTAAACGAAACTAATTTAAAACTAAAGTTGAGTAAAAAAAATAACTCGACAAAAATACAAATTACTAACGTTTATCCTAAGCGTAATCGTATATTAAAAAATCTTAGGCGTGTAAATTAGAATCCCTATTATTACGGCGAAGATTCCAGCAATAAAAACGGCACCCGCAGCAATATCTTTTATTAAGCCAATTTTTTCATGATATTCTGGGTGGACAAAATCGGCGATTTTCTCAATAGCGGTATTAAGGCCTTCAACACTCATTACTAGACCAATAGCCAAACACTGAACCATCCATTCGGTCATAGAAATACGGTAATAAAATCCTGCAATCGTTACAAGTACTCCCAAAAAAAATTGAACTTTTATACTAGACTCTGTTTTTAGAAGCAGCATTGCCCCCTTGAAGGCGTAGCTCACACTTTTTATACGATTTAATAAAAGCGACTCTTTTTTAGGCATTTATAACGGCTTCTAAGGCTGCTTTATAATCTGGTTCGTCTACAATTTCGCCTACCTGCTCGATGTACTTTACAGTTTGATTCTCATCCAGTACAACGACGCAACGAGAATGCAGACCTTCCAAGGGGCCGTCGGTTATATTTAAGCCATAAGTTTCACCAAAATTTCCAGCTTTAAAATCTGATAAACCTATAACGTTTTCTAAACCCTCAGCACCACAAAAACGAGCATGTGCAAACGGTAAATCGCGCGAAATACAAAGTACTTTAGTGTTTTTTAATGCACTGGCTTCTTTATTAAACTGTCTTACCGATTGCGCACAGGTATCGGTATCAATACTCGGAAAGATATTTAAAACTACTTTTTCGCCTTTAAAATCGTTTAGTGTTTTAGCAGATAAATCGGTTGCTATTAATGAAAAATCTGGAGCTTTTGCGCCTACCTCTGGTAAGTTTCCAGAAGTATGTATCGTGTTTCCTTTTAATGTAATTGTTGCCATTTTTAAGATGTATTTCTGTTAAACTTTAAAAATATGAATATTTTAGCGCTTTTCCATTTATTATGAGTAAAATAATGTCAATAAAAAAAACGCTTTATCTATTTTAGTAAGACAAAGCGCTTTTATGTTTTATTGTCATATTTATTAACTATCAATAGATCCTAAAACACGTGTCATAAAATTATTTAAAGCTTCTTTTTGAGGCGTGCCTTCCTTTACCATTTTATGGACTTCAATAGCGCCATACATATTGGATATAAGCTCACCAATAACATCTAATTCTTCATCTTTTAAAGAAGGAACTTCCGTTAAAGCTTCTAGGGTTTCAATAGTCTCTATTACAAAATCTTCATCGTTTTCTTCAATGAATTTTGTTAAGTGTTTAATTACGGGTAACTTCATTGTGTTGTTTATCTTCCTAAATTTGGAAAATATGCATTTAAATTATTTATACTAGACAACTTCGGCAACAAGCTCTTTTAAAACTTCAAATTTATTAGTCTGAACTTGATTTACGAATTCACCCCCTTTAAAAACAGCAAACGTCGGTAAATTATCTACAGTTGCTAATTTTCTAGATTCTGGAAATTTTTCTGAATCTACAATCACAAAAGAAGCGCCCTCATGCTCTGAAGCTAATTTTTTAAACTTTGGTTTCATTATACGACAATTTCCACACCAAGTTGCAGAATATTGCACAATTACGGTATTGTTATTTGAAACAACTTCTTTTAAATTATCCTGATCTAATTCTTGTATCATAAATTTATAATTAAATTAAATAAACCTGTAAATAATTTCTTTACAGGCCTATTTATATTTTTAGTTCATGGCCAAATATTCGGCGGTTGCTTTTACGCTAGCAGTCATGGCCTCTTTTCCTTCTTCCCAGTTTGCAGGACAAACTTCGCCTTTTTCTTGAACATGAGTTAAAGCGTCTACTAAACGAATGTATTCTCCTACATTTCGCCCAATTGGCATATTGTTAATACTTTCGTGTTGTACAATTCCCTCTTCGTCAATAATATAAGTAGCGCGATAGGTCACATTATCCCCTTCAACTTGAACTGTTCCAGTTTCTTCATTGTAAGTCTCGTTAGATATATCTAAAATACCCAAAACACTAGACAGGTTTCTATTGCTATCGGCTAGAATCGGGTAAGTAACCCCTTCTATACCACCATTTTCTTTTGGTGTACTCAACCAAGCGAAATGCACCTCTGGCGTATCACAAGAAGCACCAATAAGTATCGTGTTACGTTTTTCGAATTCTGCTATAGCGGCTTGAAAAGCATGTAATTCTGTTGGGCACACAAATGTGAAATCTTTTGGATACCAAAACAATACCACTTTTTTGTTTTTGTTCACCGCTTCTTCTAAAACATTGATTTTAAAAGTGTCGCCCATTTCGTTCATGGCGTCGACATTTAAATCTGGAAATTTTTTACCTACAAATGACATGTGGAATATTAATTTAAAGTTAGTAATATTTTTTCGATGCGAAGATACTATAGCATACCAGATCACATAAGAAATAAAATTTAAATTTCTTATCTGTGTATAGATTTTAGTTATATTGAAATAACGCCCTAATTTTTATTTATTATTTGATTTTAGCTGCTTTATTTTTATTGTGAAAGCCGCTACAAGCAAGGTTATAATAGGACTAAAAATACTAAAAAAGGCAAAAGGAATATATGCTGTGGCTCCAGCATAACCAAAAAGTACTTTTGAATGGTAAGCCCCACAGGTGTTCCATGGAATAAGCACCGAGGTCACTGTTCCAGAATCTTCTAGGGTTCTGCTTAAATTCTCTGGCGCCAAGCCCTTATCTTCGTAGGCTTGTTTAAACATTTTTCCAGGCACAACTATAGCAAGATATTGATCTGATGCAGTTAAATTAAGTGCTAAGCAACTTGCTACAGTGCTGGCAAATAAACCAAATGTAGAGGTAGCTATTTTTAATAATGAGGTTGTTATTCGAGACAATGCACCAATAGCCTCCATAATGCCTCCAAAAACCATGGCGCAAATAATAAGCCAAATCGTGCTTAACATCCCTTTCATACCTCCTGCTGTAAATAAATCGTTAAGTTCTGTACTGGTAGTTGTTATCGCCGTATCGACAGTGATAGCCTGCATTACACCTTTATAAGCCGTGTGTAAATTCAAGGTTTCCGCTCCAGCAATGTTTGCAACAATATTTGGCTGAGCTATAATAGCAGCAACCCCACCAAAAATGGCGCCTAACAAAAGAGCGATTAAAGGCGGTTTTTTCTTGACAATTAAATAAATAACAGCAGCTGGAACTACAAATAACCAGGGACTAATATTAAATGCCCCTTCGATAGCTTCTAATTTATCTTGAATTATTGGTGCCCCTACAGTATCAATATTTAACCCAATTATTACAAAAATAAGAAGAGTAATAACCACGGTTGGAACTGTCGTTATAGTCATGTATTTAATATGCGAAAACAATTCGCTTCCAGCCATAGCAGCTGCTAAATTAGTAGTATCACTTAAAGGTGACATTTTATCACCAAAAATAAGCTCCCGAAAGTACTGCTCCAGCGGTCATTCCAATCGATATCCCCAAAGTTTCACCAATACCAACCAAGGCTATACCCACAGTGGCCGATGTGGTCCAAGAACTTCCAGTGGCCACAGAAATAATAGCACAAATAATAACACAGGCCGCTAAAAATATGGTTGGATTAAGTATTTGCAAACCGTAATAAATCATGGTTGGAATAATACCGCTTATCAACCATGTGCCAGCCAATGCACCAACCATTAACAAAATTAAGATCGCCCCTGAAGTCGATTTTATATTTTCTGCAACTTCAGCAATCATGCGATCATGAGAAACTTTATTTCTATAGCCAACCATAGCTGCAACTGCACCTCCAAGCAACAGTATAAATTGATTACTACCCCCTAAAGCTTCGTCTCCAAAAATAAATATGTTATAAGCTAACATACCCACAAGAGCAAACACGGGTATTAAGGCTTCCCAAATACTTAACTCTTTGTTAGTGATAATGTTTTTTTCATCTTGACCCTTTGCTTCTGGAATATTATCGTATTCTTGCATCTATTTAATTTTGTTTGCGTAATGTTACAATTTTAACAGCATGTACACAAGTAGAAATAGTATTGTATCTTAAGAAGACGTTCATTTTTTGTGAATTTGTTTCTAATAGAAGCTATTACGCTTGTATAATAGATAACTCGAGCATACAGGTCTTCATCATTTTATAGGTACGTTCAATATCGGCATCCAAGCCAATAGAAAAACGAATTAACCCCGGACTTAAACCCATTTCCTCTTGCTCGTCGTCTGGTATTTCTGAAGACGTAGAGCTTCCTGATGCAGAAAATAAAGTTTTATAAAAACCGAGACTTACGGCCAAATACCCAATGTTTCGCTTTTGCATTAACTCCATAAGCGCATTAGCTTTCTCTTGGGTTCCCACATCAATAGTTAGCATACCACCAAAACCATATTTTGTATTCATAAGCGATTTAAACAATTGATGCGAAGGATGAGATTGTAAACCAGGATACACCGTTTTTAAGCCATCGGCTTCAAATTTTTCAGCTAAAAAAGCAGCATTAAAACTGTGTTGCTGCATTCTAATATGTAACGTTCTAAGATTTTTTAAAATCGAGGCAGCGCGAAAACTATCCAATGTAGAACCTAAAAGCATAGCAGCGCCATGGTTTATATTTCGTAAATCGTCGATAAATTCTTGAGTGCCACAAACCACACCTCCAACAGCATCGCTAGAGCCGTTTATAAACTTCGTTAAACTATGAATAACCACATCTGCACCCAAAACAGCGGGAGAAATTGATAACGGCGAAAACGTATTATCAACGACCAATTTTAAATGGTGTTTTTTGGCCAGTTTCGACAAGGCTGTAATATCTGCAACCTCCAAGAGTGGATTGCTAACCGATTCGCAATACAAAATCTTCGTGTTTTTTGTAATAGCAGCTTCAACAGCCTCTAATTTTGTAATATCCACAAAGCTGGTTTCAACTCTAAAACGGGGTGCGAAATTTTTTAAAAAAGCATAGGTACCACCATAAATTGTTCTACTTGAAACAATATGATCGCCAGCAGCGCAACACTGCAATAAAACCTGAGTTATAGCCCCCATACCCGAAGCAGAAACATTTGCAGTTTCTGTATTTTCCATAACTGCTAAAGCCTTTTCTAAATACAGGTTTGAGGGTGTAGAATGTCGGGAATATAAATAACAACCCTCTGTATTACCCTCAAAAGTATCAAGCATCGATTTTGCCGATAAGAATGTATAGGTTGATGAGTCTGATATGGAAGGATTTACCCCTCCAAATTCGCCAAAATACTGTAAATCTTGAATGTGATTAGCAGGTTTAAAAGCCATAATGATATATTTTTACCTCAAAAATGATCATTTTTAGACTAAAATACAATAGAAGTAGTTATTATCAGAAAATAAATCTAAATAAATTCTTATTCATAGATTTTATGTTTAAATTACAGACCATATAGCGTTTAATTATGAAAATTTTTCGAAAATGACCTTTGATGATATCGATAAAAAAATACTATTTTACTTACAAGAAGATAGTAAACAGACTAATAAAGCCCTTTCCAATAAATTAAACTTATCGGTTACGGCGGTTTACGAACGCATTAAAAAGCTTGAAAAAGAAGGCTGTATAGACAAGTATGTTGCTCTAGTAAATAAACAAAAAATTGATAGAAATTTTCTTGTGTTTTGTCATGTAAGACTAGAAAAACATAGTCAAGACTACGTGATAAGTTTTGAAAAAGAAGTTAAGCTTTTACCCGAAGTTTTAGAGTGCCATCATATAAGTGGCGACTACGACTATTTACTAAAAGTACTCGTTAAAGACATGGCGGCTTTTAGAGAGTTTATGGTAAAAAAGTTAACAACCATTAATCACATTGGCAGTACACACAGTATGTTTGTTATAAACGAAGTAAAACACAGTACAGCTCTTAATTTTTAATCTCGCTAATGGCAGCTTTAAACTCCTCCCAGTTTATATAACCATCGTTATCTTTATCGTAACCTTCAATAAGTTTAGACGATACTAATCCTCGAATAAAACCATTAATTTCAGCTTCTTTAAGTAGATTTTTCACCTCTTTTTTCGACAATTTTCCATCTCCATTCTCATCGAAAAAACGAAAAGCATCTTCTGGTGTTTTAAAATGATGTGTAATAAGGATTTGTACTTTTTTTAGAATTTCGTCTTTTGTTGACATATAGATGGTTTTATGTTAAAAAACGAAATTATAAAAATTTATGAATTATACGAAATTTTTTACGCTCGCGTGTTGTAATTTTCTAGGCTATTTATGTCAAGAAATTATTATTATTGAGATTAACCATATAAACTGTAATACTCGACTTGCCTCACATTAAGTTTTCTGTTTTTTCTTTTTTGCTGCTGGAAACAATATATTATTTAAAATAAGTCGGTAGCCTGGAGAGGTGGGATGTAATTGCAATTCGGTTTTGGGGTCTCCTACTCTATGCTGGTAATCTTCTGGATCGTGACCACCATAAAAAGTAAAAAAACCTTTTCCTTTAATTCCATGAATATACTTGGCCTCGCCATTCGATTTGTTTTCGCCCATAACCAATACACTAGATTTTATTTCGTCTCTTGTAAAAGCCGTTGTTTGTCCCATGAACCCTTTAACCAAGGCGGTGTGGTTTTGACA
Encoded here:
- a CDS encoding diacylglycerol kinase — its product is MPKKESLLLNRIKSVSYAFKGAMLLLKTESSIKVQFFLGVLVTIAGFYYRISMTEWMVQCLAIGLVMSVEGLNTAIEKIADFVHPEYHEKIGLIKDIAAGAVFIAGIFAVIIGILIYTPKIF
- a CDS encoding peroxiredoxin, whose protein sequence is MSFVGKKFPDLNVDAMNEMGDTFKINVLEEAVNKNKKVVLFWYPKDFTFVCPTELHAFQAAIAEFEKRNTILIGASCDTPEVHFAWLSTPKENGGIEGVTYPILADSNRNLSSVLGILDISNETYNEETGTVQVEGDNVTYRATYIIDEEGIVQHESINNMPIGRNVGEYIRLVDALTHVQEKGEVCPANWEEGKEAMTASVKATAEYLAMN
- a CDS encoding Lrp/AsnC family transcriptional regulator, which gives rise to MTFDDIDKKILFYLQEDSKQTNKALSNKLNLSVTAVYERIKKLEKEGCIDKYVALVNKQKIDRNFLVFCHVRLEKHSQDYVISFEKEVKLLPEVLECHHISGDYDYLLKVLVKDMAAFREFMVKKLTTINHIGSTHSMFVINEVKHSTALNF
- a CDS encoding DUF6952 family protein; its protein translation is MKLPVIKHLTKFIEENDEDFVIETIETLEALTEVPSLKDEELDVIGELISNMYGAIEVHKMVKEGTPQKEALNNFMTRVLGSIDS
- a CDS encoding aminotransferase class I/II-fold pyridoxal phosphate-dependent enzyme, giving the protein MAFKPANHIQDLQYFGEFGGVNPSISDSSTYTFLSAKSMLDTFEGNTEGCYLYSRHSTPSNLYLEKALAVMENTETANVSASGMGAITQVLLQCCAAGDHIVSSRTIYGGTYAFLKNFAPRFRVETSFVDITKLEAVEAAITKNTKILYCESVSNPLLEVADITALSKLAKKHHLKLVVDNTFSPLSISPAVLGADVVIHSLTKFINGSSDAVGGVVCGTQEFIDDLRNINHGAAMLLGSTLDSFRAASILKNLRTLHIRMQQHSFNAAFLAEKFEADGLKTVYPGLQSHPSHQLFKSLMNTKYGFGGMLTIDVGTQEKANALMELMQKRNIGYLAVSLGFYKTLFSASGSSTSSEIPDDEQEEMGLSPGLIRFSIGLDADIERTYKMMKTCMLELSIIQA
- a CDS encoding thioredoxin family protein, whose product is MIQELDQDNLKEVVSNNNTVIVQYSATWCGNCRIMKPKFKKLASEHEGASFVIVDSEKFPESRKLATVDNLPTFAVFKGGEFVNQVQTNKFEVLKELVAEVV
- the tpx gene encoding thiol peroxidase; translated protein: MATITLKGNTIHTSGNLPEVGAKAPDFSLIATDLSAKTLNDFKGEKVVLNIFPSIDTDTCAQSVRQFNKEASALKNTKVLCISRDLPFAHARFCGAEGLENVIGLSDFKAGNFGETYGLNITDGPLEGLHSRCVVVLDENQTVKYIEQVGEIVDEPDYKAALEAVINA
- a CDS encoding EF-hand domain-containing protein; protein product: MSTKDEILKKVQILITHHFKTPEDAFRFFDENGDGKLSKKEVKNLLKEAEINGFIRGLVSSKLIEGYDKDNDGYINWEEFKAAISEIKN